In one window of Candidatus Methylomirabilota bacterium DNA:
- a CDS encoding NADH-quinone oxidoreductase subunit D yields MDVEARKIVEVGYGGNERLLMNMGPQHPSAHGVFRAILQLEGETVAAVDAVIGYLHRCHEKLGETLTYVQYPSIASKTDYVAAMTSELTYVAAVEKVGKVEVPKRAQYLRVLVAELQRVASHCLWLGTWCLDMGGALGGGATVFLYAMREREMILDLFEALTGARLLYGFHQVGGVRYDLPAGWAETCRQTIDFVAKRLDEYEAMLEGNAFFLVRTQGVGVISRELAQELGVSGPLIRGSGVNYDVRRAEPYSSYQDFEFRIPVETDGDCYARYRVRMQEFRESIKIVRQVLDGLPEGPISSRPGVKSVGQVRVPKGEGYARVEGARGEVGCYLISDGSPKPYRMKWRGASFSNLAALPHILPGHKVADVVAIMGSVDPVFGEVDR; encoded by the coding sequence ATGGACGTCGAAGCGCGGAAGATCGTCGAGGTCGGCTACGGGGGCAACGAGCGGCTCCTGATGAACATGGGGCCCCAGCACCCGTCCGCCCATGGCGTCTTCCGTGCCATCCTTCAGCTCGAAGGCGAGACGGTGGCGGCGGTGGACGCGGTGATCGGCTACCTCCACCGCTGCCACGAGAAGCTCGGGGAGACGCTCACCTACGTGCAGTATCCCTCGATCGCCTCGAAGACCGACTACGTGGCGGCGATGACCTCCGAGCTCACATACGTCGCGGCCGTGGAGAAGGTGGGCAAGGTCGAAGTGCCCAAGCGCGCGCAGTACCTGAGAGTGCTCGTCGCCGAGCTGCAGCGCGTCGCCTCCCACTGCCTGTGGTTGGGGACGTGGTGTCTGGACATGGGAGGGGCGCTGGGCGGCGGCGCCACGGTCTTCCTTTATGCCATGCGCGAGCGCGAGATGATCCTCGATCTCTTCGAGGCGCTGACCGGCGCCCGGCTCCTCTACGGCTTCCACCAGGTCGGCGGCGTGCGCTATGACCTGCCGGCGGGCTGGGCCGAGACGTGCCGTCAGACCATCGACTTCGTGGCCAAGCGCCTCGACGAGTACGAGGCGATGCTCGAGGGCAACGCCTTCTTCCTCGTGCGCACCCAGGGCGTCGGCGTCATCTCGCGCGAGCTGGCTCAGGAGCTCGGGGTCTCGGGGCCGCTCATCCGTGGCTCCGGCGTCAATTACGACGTGCGTCGCGCCGAGCCCTACTCCTCCTACCAGGACTTCGAGTTCAGGATCCCGGTGGAGACGGACGGCGACTGCTACGCCCGCTATCGGGTGCGGATGCAGGAGTTCCGCGAATCGATCAAGATCGTGCGCCAGGTGCTCGACGGCCTGCCCGAGGGGCCCATCTCCTCGCGGCCGGGCGTGAAGTCGGTCGGGCAGGTCCGCGTCCCGAAGGGAGAGGGGTATGCGCGCGTCGAGGGCGCGCGCGGCGAGGTGGGCTGCTACCTGATCAGCGACGGCAGCCCCAAGCCCTACCGCATGAAGTGGCGGGGCGCCTCCTTCTCCAACCTGGCCGCGCTCCCCCACATCTTGCCCGGCCACAAGGTGGCGGACGTGGTCGCCATCATGGGCTCGGTGGACCCGGTCTTCGGCGAGGTGGACCGGTGA
- a CDS encoding NIPSNAP family protein has product MIYELRTYTLVPGKQGEYLKLSGEVGRKVRGDKYGTLQGYWSTEFGTLNQVVHLWSYADLDERERLRAELAKNDDWAKSYVPKIRPLQLAQENKILSPQLPFKPPGDSGHVYELRTYRTIPGKAAEWLSHFKAIMPVREKYSKNVGLWQTEMGQLNEVVHLWAYRDLNERTAVRGKVLQDPEWQAFLGKTAPLLVEMRSVVLNPAPFSPMK; this is encoded by the coding sequence ATGATCTACGAGCTGCGCACGTACACGCTGGTCCCGGGCAAGCAGGGCGAGTACCTCAAGCTTTCCGGCGAGGTCGGGCGGAAGGTCCGGGGAGACAAGTACGGGACGCTCCAAGGATACTGGTCCACCGAGTTCGGGACGCTGAACCAGGTCGTGCACCTCTGGAGCTATGCGGACCTGGACGAGCGGGAACGCCTGCGCGCCGAGCTGGCCAAGAACGACGACTGGGCGAAGAGCTACGTGCCGAAGATCCGCCCGCTCCAGCTCGCCCAGGAGAACAAGATCCTCTCGCCTCAGCTGCCGTTCAAGCCGCCGGGCGACAGCGGCCACGTCTACGAGCTGCGCACGTACCGGACGATCCCCGGCAAGGCCGCGGAGTGGCTCAGCCACTTCAAGGCCATCATGCCGGTCCGGGAGAAGTACTCGAAGAACGTCGGGCTGTGGCAGACCGAGATGGGGCAGCTCAACGAGGTGGTCCACCTGTGGGCGTATCGCGACCTCAACGAGCGCACCGCCGTCCGCGGCAAGGTGCTGCAAGACCCCGAGTGGCAAGCGTTTCTCGGTAAGACCGCGCCGCTCCTGGTGGAGATGCGGTCGGTCGTCCTCAACCCGGCGCCATTCTCCCCGATGAAGTAG
- a CDS encoding NADH-quinone oxidoreductase subunit C, translating to MTPSDAVTRVRETFGFEPTRDDGLLTVVLPVERWEELARFAKHELGCLYFNWLSAVDWKGDGFEVVCRLENLDTGLILMMKTRLGPGQSHCPTLTGLYRGADWMERECYDMFGIVFDGHPDLRRILLPQDWEGYPLRKDYAVDTPHAPYR from the coding sequence GTGACCCCGTCCGACGCCGTGACCCGAGTCCGGGAGACGTTTGGCTTCGAGCCCACGCGCGACGACGGCCTCCTGACCGTGGTCCTGCCCGTCGAGCGCTGGGAAGAGCTGGCGCGCTTCGCCAAGCACGAGCTGGGCTGCCTCTACTTCAACTGGCTGTCGGCGGTGGACTGGAAGGGGGACGGCTTCGAGGTGGTTTGCCGGCTGGAAAACCTCGATACGGGTCTTATCTTAATGATGAAGACGCGCCTGGGCCCGGGCCAGTCCCACTGCCCCACGCTGACCGGACTCTACCGCGGTGCCGACTGGATGGAGCGCGAGTGCTACGACATGTTCGGCATCGTCTTCGACGGCCATCCCGATCTCCGTCGCATTCTCCTGCCCCAGGACTGGGAGGGCTACCCGCTGCGAAAGGACTACGCGGTCGATACCCCCCACGCGCCGTACCGCTAA
- a CDS encoding NADH-quinone oxidoreductase subunit B family protein, protein MEVKPPVAQVRPPVWTEIKDLQEWEKYRQERPEGDKTSNALAAIADAIHHLPGGWIVVTSTEKIFNWARSSSIWPVTFGLACCAIEMMATFASRFDVERFGMVPWASPRHSDLMIVSGTVTIKMAPMLKRIYDQMPDPKWVLSMGSCANSGGPFRHGYHVVKGVDRVVPVDVYVPGCPPTPDSLMFGLLKLQERVAEFQKTGKRSPSSTPED, encoded by the coding sequence ATGGAAGTGAAGCCTCCGGTGGCCCAGGTGCGGCCGCCGGTCTGGACGGAGATCAAGGATCTCCAGGAGTGGGAGAAGTACCGGCAGGAGCGACCCGAGGGCGACAAGACCTCGAACGCGCTGGCGGCCATCGCCGACGCCATCCACCACCTGCCCGGCGGCTGGATCGTCGTCACCTCGACCGAGAAGATCTTCAACTGGGCGCGCAGCTCGTCGATCTGGCCCGTCACCTTCGGCCTGGCCTGCTGCGCGATCGAGATGATGGCGACGTTCGCGTCGCGCTTCGACGTCGAGCGCTTCGGTATGGTGCCCTGGGCCTCGCCGCGCCACTCGGATCTCATGATCGTCTCCGGCACCGTCACCATCAAGATGGCTCCGATGCTCAAGCGGATCTACGACCAGATGCCCGATCCCAAGTGGGTCCTCTCGATGGGCTCCTGCGCCAACTCGGGCGGTCCGTTTCGTCACGGCTATCACGTCGTGAAAGGCGTGGACCGGGTCGTGCCCGTCGACGTCTACGTCCCCGGCTGTCCACCCACGCCGGATTCGCTCATGTTCGGGCTGCTCAAGCTGCAGGAGAGAGTGGCGGAGTTCCAGAAGACGGGCAAACGGTCGCCATCCTCCACTCCGGAAGATTGA
- a CDS encoding NADH-quinone oxidoreductase subunit A — MSGYLPVVIFAALIVAFGVVSLGVSWLLRPSRPEPVKLMNYECGAEPIGSAWVQFPAGFYLVALVFILFDTLAVFLFPWALILKSAGMTAFWVVAAFVGIVGLGWLYAYREGVLEWK; from the coding sequence GTGTCCGGATATCTGCCCGTTGTCATTTTTGCTGCGCTGATCGTCGCCTTCGGCGTGGTGTCCCTGGGGGTGTCGTGGTTACTCCGGCCTTCGCGCCCCGAGCCCGTCAAGCTCATGAACTACGAGTGCGGGGCGGAGCCGATCGGGTCGGCCTGGGTGCAGTTCCCGGCCGGGTTCTATCTGGTTGCCCTGGTGTTCATCCTCTTCGACACGCTGGCGGTGTTCCTGTTCCCGTGGGCGCTGATCTTGAAATCGGCCGGGATGACCGCGTTCTGGGTGGTCGCCGCCTTCGTCGGCATCGTCGGGCTGGGCTGGCTCTACGCCTACCGGGAGGGCGTGCTCGAATGGAAGTGA
- a CDS encoding response regulator: MRVLVIEDEQEVSAVFRDFLLELGHEPVLVRSAEAALNKLETERPDAIILDIHLPGLSGLDFLQLRPVRDSGLPIVAVSGVVTESQARECLRLGAIDFVGKPVPFERLGQVLAFIEPHALHRQLASAGQGPERRRGSRVRVTFPVRLVRYDGSEWDGWAADVSPFGIRVRTNATLSAGTAANLSFTLPDGKGPLRVMSLHVRADDDGHAFYFMNLTAEDFERLTDFARRLPT, translated from the coding sequence ATGCGGGTGCTCGTCATCGAGGACGAACAGGAGGTCAGTGCTGTCTTCCGCGACTTTCTGCTCGAGTTGGGACACGAGCCCGTCCTCGTCCGGAGCGCCGAAGCGGCGCTGAACAAGCTCGAGACCGAACGCCCCGACGCGATCATCCTCGACATCCACCTGCCCGGTCTCTCCGGTCTCGACTTCCTCCAGCTCCGCCCCGTTCGTGACTCGGGCCTACCCATCGTCGCCGTCTCCGGCGTCGTCACCGAGAGTCAGGCGCGCGAGTGCCTCCGCCTCGGCGCGATCGACTTCGTCGGCAAGCCGGTGCCGTTCGAGCGCCTGGGGCAGGTGCTGGCCTTCATCGAGCCTCACGCGCTGCACCGGCAGCTCGCCTCCGCAGGCCAGGGTCCCGAGCGCCGGCGTGGGTCGCGGGTGCGCGTGACGTTCCCGGTGCGCCTCGTGCGCTACGACGGCAGCGAGTGGGACGGCTGGGCCGCCGATGTGAGCCCGTTCGGGATCCGGGTCCGCACCAACGCGACGCTCAGCGCGGGCACGGCGGCGAACCTGTCGTTCACGCTCCCGGACGGCAAGGGGCCGCTGCGGGTGATGTCGCTGCACGTGCGCGCCGACGACGACGGGCACGCCTTCTACTTCATGAACCTCACCGCCGAGGACTTCGAGCGCCTCACCGACTTCGCGCGCCGGCTGCCGACCTAG
- a CDS encoding PGPGW domain-containing protein, whose translation MRRQARRIVVATVGGVVLLVGVALIVLPGPAFLVFPAGLAILATEFAWARRLLERTRSRWKSSAVPTIRA comes from the coding sequence ATGCGCAGGCAGGCCCGGCGTATCGTCGTCGCCACGGTGGGCGGGGTCGTCCTGCTCGTCGGCGTGGCGCTGATCGTCCTGCCCGGGCCCGCCTTCCTCGTCTTTCCCGCGGGCCTGGCCATTCTGGCCACCGAGTTCGCCTGGGCGCGCCGCTTGCTAGAGAGGACAAGGAGCAGGTGGAAGTCTAGTGCCGTTCCAACTATTCGCGCCTAG
- a CDS encoding indolepyruvate oxidoreductase subunit beta family protein: protein MPDRDATVRAPASPRLLSLLIPAVGGQGGGVLAEWIGEAALSEGLVAHSTSIPGVAQRTGSTTYYVEVFTGAADDTLAFSLYPVPGALDVLLAPEFLEVGRAIEAGIPSPDRTTIIASTHRLYSIHEKMATGRSVYPSQQLEAAARAFSCALIAFDALAVAREHGTEVNAVLLGALAASGALPIRPEAYRAAIERKRVQVEANVRGFEVGLDLARRRPERPRLDPEPPRGVPAGFADALTAFPESLRPIMGVALARLIDYQDAKYAARYLERLAPFVGSGRDPELARLVARHLAVWMTYEDAIRVADLKTRAGRLARIREETRADGAEIVVTDYLKPDLDELYGILPYRLVAPLARWAERRWPHGRPTPGQHVKTTTILGFLRLWLLARCRRLRPLSYRARREHERMERWLTAVRRCAEWNDALACQVARAAQLVKGYGEVRQRMTGLFDHLLESVLQAAALEAGQGRGFGVSTRLAEAYRRLVLEGPEGEARAPVLAAEVRTRLEKNGPDAALAALSEKSA, encoded by the coding sequence ATGCCTGACCGTGATGCGACGGTCCGCGCGCCAGCTTCGCCGCGCCTCCTCTCGCTCCTGATCCCCGCGGTCGGCGGACAGGGCGGCGGCGTGCTCGCGGAGTGGATCGGGGAGGCCGCCCTCAGCGAGGGGCTGGTGGCGCACTCCACCTCGATCCCGGGCGTGGCCCAGCGCACGGGCTCGACGACCTACTACGTGGAGGTCTTCACGGGGGCCGCCGACGACACGCTCGCCTTCTCGCTCTACCCCGTGCCCGGCGCGCTCGACGTGCTGCTCGCGCCGGAGTTCCTGGAAGTGGGCCGGGCGATCGAGGCGGGGATTCCGTCGCCGGACCGCACGACGATCATCGCCAGCACCCACCGCCTCTACTCGATCCACGAGAAGATGGCGACGGGGCGCAGCGTCTATCCCTCCCAGCAGCTGGAGGCCGCGGCCCGGGCCTTCTCGTGCGCGCTCATCGCCTTCGACGCGCTCGCCGTGGCCCGCGAGCACGGGACGGAGGTCAACGCGGTCCTGCTGGGGGCGCTGGCGGCGAGCGGTGCCCTGCCTATCCGTCCGGAGGCCTACCGGGCGGCCATCGAGCGCAAGCGCGTCCAGGTCGAGGCCAACGTCCGTGGCTTCGAGGTCGGGCTCGATCTGGCTCGCCGGCGCCCGGAGCGGCCGCGGCTCGATCCCGAACCGCCGCGGGGCGTGCCGGCTGGCTTCGCGGACGCCCTCACCGCCTTCCCGGAGAGCCTGCGCCCGATCATGGGCGTGGCGCTGGCCCGGCTCATCGACTATCAGGACGCGAAGTACGCGGCGCGCTATCTGGAACGCCTGGCCCCCTTCGTCGGATCGGGTCGCGATCCGGAGCTGGCGCGGCTGGTCGCCCGGCACCTGGCCGTCTGGATGACCTACGAGGACGCCATCCGCGTGGCGGATCTCAAGACGCGTGCCGGGCGGCTCGCGCGCATCCGGGAAGAGACGCGCGCCGACGGCGCCGAGATCGTTGTCACCGACTACCTCAAGCCGGACCTCGACGAGCTCTACGGCATCCTGCCCTACCGCCTGGTGGCCCCGTTGGCCCGGTGGGCGGAACGGCGGTGGCCGCACGGGCGGCCCACGCCCGGCCAGCACGTGAAGACCACGACGATTCTCGGGTTTCTCAGGCTGTGGCTGCTGGCCCGCTGCCGCCGTCTGCGGCCTCTCTCCTATCGCGCGCGCCGGGAGCACGAGCGCATGGAGCGCTGGCTGACGGCGGTGCGTCGCTGCGCCGAGTGGAACGACGCGCTGGCGTGCCAGGTGGCGCGGGCGGCGCAGCTGGTCAAGGGGTACGGCGAGGTGCGGCAGCGGATGACCGGGCTCTTCGACCACCTGCTGGAGAGCGTTCTGCAGGCGGCGGCGCTCGAGGCGGGCCAGGGCCGCGGCTTCGGTGTGTCGACGCGCCTGGCCGAGGCCTACCGCCGGCTGGTCCTCGAGGGGCCCGAGGGCGAGGCCCGCGCGCCCGTCCTCGCGGCCGAGGTCCGGACGCGGCTGGAGAAGAACGGGCCCGACGCCGCCCTCGCCGCGCTCAGCGAGAAGAGCGCCTAG